In Verrucomicrobiia bacterium, the genomic window GATCCTCGAGGCGTTTTACCGGGAACTGTCGCCGGTGGGGGAATCGAGGTGGTCCTGGTACGGATTTCTGCGGGAGAATGCGAGGGAGAAGCTGGGGGCGCTGGGGTTGGCGGTGCTGCTGTGGACGGTGGTGGTGCACCGGTCGCAGGTGGTGCGGCGCACATTTGACGTGCCGGTGACGTACAGCCAGCTCCCGGTGCATCTCGAGGTGAGCGATCTTTGGCCCACCAATGTGAAGGCCACGTTTTCGGGACCGCGGCGGGCCTTTTTGTTTGTGCGGGACGACGACTTCCGGCTGTCGCTCAAGCTGTGGCGGGCGAACCCCGGGTTGCGTGTGTACCCGTTGGCGAGCAGTGATCTGAATCATCCCTCCGATCTGACCCTGGAGGACATGGAACCGCGGCAGATCCAGTTGACCATTGACGAGAAGGCGGCCGGGCCGCTGATGCCGCCGTGACGCCGGAGATCATCACGGTGCTCGGGATTCTCGGGGGGGCCGTGCTGCTGCTGGTCACGGGCTGGCTGCGAACCGACGTGGTGGCGGTGCTGGTGCTGCTGGCCCTGGCCTGGGCGCGGGCCATCGAGCCGGAGGAGGCGATCGCCGGGTTTGCCAATGCCGCGGTGGTCACGGTCGTCGGGGTCTTCGTGCTGAGCGCCGGCCTGCAGCGGACCGGCGTGGCGCAGTGGCTGGGGCAGTGGGTGCAGCGGGTGGGGGGCAGGGGGGAGTTCCGGTTGGTGGCGGCGCTGATGGCGACGGCGGCGGCGTTGTCGTTTGTGATGAACACCGTGGCCATCGTGGCGCTGTTCCTGCCGGTGGTGATGGACATGGCGCGACGGACCGGGGTGGCACCGGCGCGGCTTCTGATGCCGCTGGCCTTTGGCGGATTGCTGGGCGGCATGACCACGACCTTCGCGACGATGCCGAACCTGCTGGCCAGCCAGGCGTTGCGGGAGGCGGGATTGAAACCGTTCGGCTTCTTCGACTTTCTGCCCGTGGGCGGGGCCGCGGCGGTGGTGGGGATCGGCTTCATGGCGGTGCTGGGGCGCCGCCTGCTGGCCGGGCGCGGGATGGAGGAGCCGGCGCCCTCGACGGCGCTTCCCAACCTGACGCAGCACTACGGGCTGCATGAGCGGATGTTTGTGCTGCGCCTGCCGCCGGGTTGCGCGCTGGTGGGGCGCACGCTGGAGGAGAGCCGGCTGGGCTCGGCCTTGCGGCTGCATGTGGCCGGCATCCTGCGGGACGGGCAGACGCGGCTGGCGCCCGACCGGTGGACGGTGCTGCAGGACGACGACCGGCTGCTGATCCAGGGGACGCCCGACCAGCTCCAGGATCTGGCGGCCTGGCGGGGTCTGGTGATGGAGGAGAGCGGTTCGGAGATGGAAGGGTGGTTCCCGGAGCACATCGGGTTCGCGGAGTGCATGGTGGCGAAGGGTTCGGCCCTTGTGGGGCGCACCCTGGCCTGGCTGGACGCGCGCCAGAGCTGGGGGGTCAACGTGGTGGCGCTGAAGCGCGGACCGGAGATCTTCCGGAGCCACCTTCAGGACCGGCGTCTGATGCCGGGCGACGTCCTGCTGGTGCAGGGGCCGACCGAGCGGCTGGCCGAGCTTCGGACCGGTGCGGGTTGGGAAGCGGTGCGGGAGACGCCGAGGGACGAAGTGGCCGGGGGATACGACCTGGAGTCGCGACTGTTCACGGTGCGGATTCCGGAGGGGTCGCCGCTGGCGGGACGGCCGTTGTCCGAGACCCGGCTGGGGGAGGCGTTGGGCATGACGGTGCTGGCGTTGGGACGCGGGGACACGAAGACCGCGATGCCGGGACCGGACGAGGAACTGCGGGCGGGGGATGCTCTCCTGATCGAGGGGCGGAGCGAAGAGTTGCGGGCGCTGCAGGGGTTCCGGGATTTCGAACTTGAACGGGAGGTGTCGCCCGAATGGGGGGATTTCGAATCCGAACGACTGGGGTTGATCGAGGTGGTGTTGTCACCGCGAACCGGGCTGGCGGGGAAGACGCTGCGGCAGATCCGGTTTCGGGAGCGGTACGGGATGAGCGTGCTGGGCATCTGGAGGGCGGGCAAGGCCCTCACCCATCGGCTTCAGGATCTTCCGCTCCAGTTCGGGGACGCGCTGCTGCTGTACGGTCCGAGGAGCCGCCACCCGCTGCTGGGTGGCGAGCCGGATTTCATCGTGCTGAGCCAGGCGGCACAGAAGGTGCCGTTGCGCACCCGGGCCCCGATGGCGGTGGCGGCGGTCCTGGTGTTCCTGATCCTGTCGGCGACGGGCTGGCTGGCGGTGCCGCTGGCGGCATTGACGGCGGCGGTGCTCATGGTGCTTGGCGGTTGCCTGCGGGTGGACGACGCGTATGCGGCGGTCGATTGGAAGGCGGTGGTGCTGATCGGCGGGATGCTGCCCCTGGCCACGGCGTTGGAACGTTCCGGGGCGGCGGCGGCCCTGGGCGCCGCAGGGGTCGAGTGGGTGCGGGATGCGGATCCGTGGCTGGTGGTGGCGGCGTTGTTTCTTCTGACCTCGACGGGAACGTGGTTCATCCCGGGCACGGCCCTGGTGGTGTTGATGGCGCCCCTGGCCCTCGAGTTGGCCATCGGCGCGGGGCTGTCGCCTCACGCCGTGATGATGACGGTGGCACTGGCGGCCTCGGCGGGGTTCAGCAGCCCGGTGTCGCATCCGGGCAACGTGCTGATCATGGGCCCGGGCGGGTATCGGTTCCTGGACTTCCCGAAAGTCGGGCTGCCCCTGACACTGGTGGTGCTGGCGACGGTGCTGCTGGTTCTGCCGATCTTCTGGCCCCTGAAATGAACGGGCACCGGGGCGCAACGCCCTCGTCGCCGGTGATCGGCCGGATCTCGCGAATGGACGTGGGATCGAGGGGTTCAGGGGTTGGTGCCGGATCGGATTGGGGAAGGCGTCCGGCTGGGGGCGTCGGCGTCGGGTGGGCGCGGTTGAGGGATGATCAGAACCGCGGTTCGACGAGGACGCTTCCCGGGGCGCCGGGTTGGTAACCGTCGCCACCTTGGGAGGAGATGCGTGAGGCGGGGAAATCGGATCGGAGGTAGCGAATGGCGATGAGGCCGCCGCCCCCCCCGCCGGATTCGAGGCCTCCGGCGCCGCCGTCGGCGAGCACCGATCCGGAGCCGGACAGGTAATCAGCCTGGATGAGGATGCTGCCGCCGGAGCCGCCACCCCCGTAGCGGGAGCCGTCGGTGCCGCGGACGGAGAGTGTGCCGTGGAGTTCGAGGCGTTGGGCGATGATGGCAATCCGGCCGCCCCCGTCGCCGGCGGGACCGTTGTCGGAGCCGCCGCCGCTGCCGAGGGTGTTGGGATGGGAGGGTTCCCCGTAGGGGGCGTTGGGGTTTCCATCGATGTTGCCGAAGCCGCCGAGGCCGGCGTGACTGCCGCCATGGCGACTTCTGCTGCCGGGCTGGAAGTTGAGGGTCCGACCGGCGGTGTCGGGGTTGGTTTGCGTTTGGGCGCCTGGATAACCGCGGCCCGCCGCGTCGATGTGACTGCCGGCTTCGATGACGAGGTGGTCCACCGCAAGGGACAGCCCGGGATGGGAGCCGGGGCTGGGCGGGACGTGGGTGAGGACGGCACCGCGCCGAAGGAAAAGTTCCAACGCCCGGAAGGAGAGGGCTTGGACACGGGCGCCATCGACGGTCACCAGGTCGCCTGAGGTGTCGGCTGGAAGGGGCGTTTCGCGTCCGGGCCCTCGGATGATCAGGCGGCCGGGAGTGGAATCACGGATGGTGAAGAGGGTGCCTGGGGCGCCTTGCTCATGGCCGGTGCCGCCCAGCGTGGAGATGCGGTCGAGGATACCGCCAGAGGCGGTACGATACAGGACCGCCACACGACCGCCGCCGCCGCCGCCAGATTGGGGGCTGCCATGGCCGCCATCGGCGCGAATCTCACCGGCACCGAGCAGGAGCCGGGTTTGGATTTCGATGGAACCGCCGGCGCCACCGCCACCGTAGAGGGAGCCGGGTCCGCCGTTGGCGAGGATGGAGCCGTCGAGTTCGAGGGTGTCGGCGACGAGTCGGAGGAGGCCGCCGCCGTCGCCAGCCGATCCGATGTCCGCACTGCCGCCAAGGCCGAGGGAGCGAGGTTGGCGATGATCGCCATAGGGGGGGATGGCATCTCCTGGAACGTTGCCCCGTCCCCCCAGCCCGCCGTGGCTGCCGCCGTGACGCTGGGGAACGACGCCGACGTGGGCGGGGTCGGGTCGATTGGAGGCGTCGGAGTCCGGGTTTCGGACCCCAGGGAACCCGCGTGCTGAGACATCGATACGACTGGTGGCGTCGATGGTGAGGTGCCCGACTTCGAGGAAGAGCGAGCGTGCGTCGGGGCCGTCCTGAGGGGGATGAGTGACGACGGCGTGATGGCGCAGGATGAGCCGGGAGAATCGGACATGACCCGAAAGGGCGACCGTGCGTCCCTCGACGATCCATTCGACGGTGGGGTCCGGATTGGGCTCAAGTTCGACCGGGGCGGCAAGGGCGTTGGCAGACGCGCAGATGGCTGGGAAGACAGCCAGGAAAGCGAGTCCGGCGAGAGGCAGAAGCGGGAGCGGGACGATCCGGGGCTTTGCTGGAGAATCCATGGTCTGGAGGGGCCAGACGGAGAACCGTCGATTGGCGATTGGTACTGGGTGGCAGGGCGGAAGGCGACGCAAAAA contains:
- a CDS encoding SLC13 family permease, encoding MTPEIITVLGILGGAVLLLVTGWLRTDVVAVLVLLALAWARAIEPEEAIAGFANAAVVTVVGVFVLSAGLQRTGVAQWLGQWVQRVGGRGEFRLVAALMATAAALSFVMNTVAIVALFLPVVMDMARRTGVAPARLLMPLAFGGLLGGMTTTFATMPNLLASQALREAGLKPFGFFDFLPVGGAAAVVGIGFMAVLGRRLLAGRGMEEPAPSTALPNLTQHYGLHERMFVLRLPPGCALVGRTLEESRLGSALRLHVAGILRDGQTRLAPDRWTVLQDDDRLLIQGTPDQLQDLAAWRGLVMEESGSEMEGWFPEHIGFAECMVAKGSALVGRTLAWLDARQSWGVNVVALKRGPEIFRSHLQDRRLMPGDVLLVQGPTERLAELRTGAGWEAVRETPRDEVAGGYDLESRLFTVRIPEGSPLAGRPLSETRLGEALGMTVLALGRGDTKTAMPGPDEELRAGDALLIEGRSEELRALQGFRDFELEREVSPEWGDFESERLGLIEVVLSPRTGLAGKTLRQIRFRERYGMSVLGIWRAGKALTHRLQDLPLQFGDALLLYGPRSRHPLLGGEPDFIVLSQAAQKVPLRTRAPMAVAAVLVFLILSATGWLAVPLAALTAAVLMVLGGCLRVDDAYAAVDWKAVVLIGGMLPLATALERSGAAAALGAAGVEWVRDADPWLVVAALFLLTSTGTWFIPGTALVVLMAPLALELAIGAGLSPHAVMMTVALAASAGFSSPVSHPGNVLIMGPGGYRFLDFPKVGLPLTLVVLATVLLVLPIFWPLK